GATCGCCCCGTCGGTGGGGCGCTCGTCCCAGACGTGCCGGCCGATCTGCTCCTTCGACAGCACTCGTTCGGGGTTGAGGAGGAGGCAGCGCAGCAGGCGGTACTCGGCCGGGGTGAGGGCGATGGCCCGCCGCCCGCGCAGTGCCCGGCAACTGCTCTCGTCCAGCACGAGGTCGTCGTAGCGCAGAGTGCCGGGCTCGCCACCCGGTAAGGGGGCGTCGTAGCGCGGCGCACTTCCGACCAACTGCCGTGCCCGGGCCAGCACTTCGGCCTCCCGCCGGGGCACCCGCGCCGCCACCGCCACCTCCCCCGGACCCCTGTCACCTGCGGGGATGGCGCCCAGCGGGGCACCCTCGGCGAGCAGCAGTACGGCCGGACGGTCGGGGGCGAGGAGGCTGCGGGTGCGGCGGAGCTGGTCCACGTCCGGGAGCAGGACGTCCAGGATCACCAGGTCGAACCGGCGTTCCAGCACCCGG
This genomic window from Streptomyces spinoverrucosus contains:
- a CDS encoding response regulator transcription factor: MPNPPTAIAARDRTGEEVLTGHGGAPLVLLAVGDPATSEPLTALLRLAGYRTTTARSGAEALARVLERRFDLVILDVLLPDVDQLRRTRSLLAPDRPAVLLLAEGAPLGAIPAGDRGPGEVAVAARVPRREAEVLARARQLVGSAPRYDAPLPGGEPGTLRYDDLVLDESSCRALRGRRAIALTPAEYRLLRCLLLNPERVLSKEQIGRHVWDERPTDGAIERLVSRLRRKVNDGEPALIHTRRGFGYWLGRSTLG